In Planococcus citri chromosome 4, ihPlaCitr1.1, whole genome shotgun sequence, the genomic window aaatgaatttttcccgCTATCAGAGGATGTTTGAAAAACACACGTGATGAATTTCAATGTTGCCAATtactaaaactgaaaaagttaCAAGACGACATTTTCcttttcgaagatttttcaactttttacaatCTGCAGTTTCTTTTTCTTCGTCTAAATTCATTTCTTCATcgctaaatacgaaaaataaatcaaacaatAACCTTCTAAAACATTATCAAATTTATTTAACAAAATAATACACTATTACGATAAATCTACAGGTTCGTCATCGATTAGAAAACTATGAACAGCGTTATAATATTTATCAACGAATTTATCCGGAAGTTCATTTCTGGTCGCCCAATTataattatcaatatttttatcGACACTTCCTCCTAAATACAAAGCTTTCATGAAAAAAACCTTCGCTCCGGTGGCATTCTCTTTCTCTTGAATAACCTTCGGGTACTTGTATTTATAAAAACCGCAAGGAGCATTCCCCAAGAACTTGGCTTTGACACCAGCACCAAACTTCTCCGATAATATTCTTTCGGCagcggtttttaaattttcatcttctttaACGATATCTTGAGGTAAAATCCATACCGGTTCTTTGCCCAGTTTAACGTTAACGATGTACAACAAATGCTGATCTAGTTTCCTTTCGGTGGATTTCACATCGTTCTTTTCATCAGCTTCGGTTATTCTGGAGGCTGGAGTGAATTGAGCTAGTTCTTTTCTACACGAGTCTTCGAATTCCAACGCCGTTTGACcggtgtttttttccaaatcttcgACCGACAGTCTATTCTTGGCTATATCGTCGGCTCTTTTTACATCACCTTCGTGTCGTAATTCGTGCTCGGATTTCACACTGTTTTCTAGTTCCAGTTCCTGCAGCATTTTGGAGAATGATGTTTCTAATTTGTTCAGTGGTCTGCTAATTGTTGGTTTACGTTCTAAGCAAACGCCGCAGAATATTTCCCATTTTTCTTTCGTTTCGTTGACTAGGTTGCTGGAGTTTCGTACCGGTTTGATGGTCTTCAGGATCACGTTCAGGAAAACGGGTTTACGGCAGAACATGACTTCGACGTAGTTGATTCAATTCAAGCAATAATGATCATAATACGGTTCGAGAGTTCGAATTTCAACCGAACGCGatgaatattattcaaattagagtgatttaaaaataatgaaaactcaaaactgATAACAATGTTCCTGTTGTCAGTTTACCGACTTTTACCCATTTTACCGACCTTCGAGTTGGTAATTACCAAGAAGTATTTTTGCGGAAGAGCCGGAAGAAGATAACTAGCGCTCCACAACGACTGCgaagaaagtaggtacttatccaAAACCAAACAAATGCACGAGTCGAATGCAGACTGCATGGCATCAGTTCTAACAGGTTCATGTACCAATGTCCCATAATTCGAGCAAAAGTGCAATAAAAACGACGCcgttttgaataatatttttgaattgaattcatCTTTCTGTCACGTCTGaaggtttaaaaataattatttcaagtaaGCAGTATTCTTAATGTAGATTCAATGGTGTGTTTGTTCTAAATTGCTTGCTCTGTTTTCAGTTTCATGAAGTTCGACTTCGAATGGTTTGAAAAAACGACGccgttttgaatatttttgaattgaattcttTCTGTCACGTTCACAGgtgaaaataataattccagGTGGTCATTATTCTTAATTTGTGTAGATTCAATGGTGTGTTTGTTCTAAATTGTTTGCTCTGTTTTCACTTTCATGAAGTTCGACTTCGAATGGTTTACTGGTCGTTTAATTAAGTTGTAAATCCTGAATCCTGCCATCGCCATTGTAGTCTAGTACGGAGCTCGAAGATTTAAGCTTGAATTCGATATAACTGCTTGACAAGCTCTGGAAACACTGTAAGAGGTAATATCTTCTGTTAAAGGTAGAATTCGTCTTCATTGTGTAACATCTTGGATGTACAGCCTACCTATGAAAGTTCAATTATAAATTCAAGTGTTAGTACATGAGCACTCAGTAGTGAAGCAAAACATCTATCGAAGCACGTCAGGTTTCTCTTTTGGATGAATTTTACGTTCTAACTTCGTTCGTAGAATTTGTAGACATAATTGTTTCTCATCTGTCGAGTGTAATATTTGCTGTGAAATGTGAACTAATACCTCTGACTTACAAATTGTCTTCGTGTGAATTTCAGCCTTCAGGTTGTGTCGAAGAAATCCAATACTTGCTCAACTAATATCAATACTACTTACTATTCGTGTTTTTCTACGAGATGGCCggttattttgaagaaaattgatgcaGGAAAGGAATCTCTGCTGCCTTTTCAACGACAACGAACCGCAATCAGATATTTACTAGGTACCTAGCGTTGAAATTCACctcttttgaataaatttcactttctcatttcgtttataaaattttagaagtaATTATTTCTCATCTATCGAGTACGTGTGTAATACTTATTTGCTGTGAAATGTAAACCAATGAATAACAAATTGTATTCGTGTGAATTTCAGGTGTGTATTCCAATACTTGCTCGACTAATATTAGTATAGTACCTACTATTCGTATTTTCCTACGAGGTAGCCGGTTATTT contains:
- the mRpL46 gene encoding large ribosomal subunit protein mL46, producing the protein MFCRKPVFLNVILKTIKPVRNSSNLVNETKEKWEIFCGVCLERKPTISRPLNKLETSFSKMLQELELENSVKSEHELRHEGDVKRADDIAKNRLSVEDLEKNTGQTALEFEDSCRKELAQFTPASRITEADEKNDVKSTERKLDQHLLYIVNVKLGKEPVWILPQDIVKEDENLKTAAERILSEKFGAGVKAKFLGNAPCGFYKYKYPKVIQEKENATGAKVFFMKALYLGGSVDKNIDNYNWATRNELPDKFVDKYYNAVHSFLIDDEPVDLS